One Sparus aurata chromosome 5, fSpaAur1.1, whole genome shotgun sequence genomic window carries:
- the LOC115581248 gene encoding coiled-coil domain-containing protein 106-like isoform X1, giving the protein MTAASRVKEQDICLKMDELDVSPPHRTRLNTQKRKAEKGNPSGKHGDKTTEAPTAKAAMDTLRKERDKWKARAELLEEKLSDATSERDICRTQLSDALASLKGAQQSRSEDSDDEVMWGSKMQHDSEDDSEDDSESSSDSSESSDSSPDRKWKKKGKGKRKKSGKKRKNKKKKKAKKSKHRSRQRVGGPGDVVKRYKKVLAIFQTGKNMAKSFEKYGVDRLTIVKTAAIAELAIAAPEEYDQLEKGGTVADFAKRCEEVIKANQVISATINKMKDDRKLLRITKKV; this is encoded by the exons ATGACCGCGGCATCCAGGGTGAAAGAGCAGGACATATGTCTCAAGATGGATGAGCTTGATGTCTCGCCTCCTCACAGGACCAGGCTAAACACTCAGAAGAGAAAAGCAGAGAAGGGAAATCCTTCTGGAAAACATG GTGATAAGACTACAGAGGCCCCAACTGCCAAAGCTGCCATGGACACCCTGAGAAAGGAAAGGGACAAGTGGAAAGCACGTGCAGAGCTCCTGGAGGAAAAACTTTCAGATGCCACATCAGAACGTGATATTTGCAGGACTCAGCTCTCTGATG CTTTGGCAAGTCTCAAGGGGGCTCAACAGTCCAGAAGCgaagacagtgatgatgaagtGATGTGGGGTTCCAAGATGCAGCATGACAGTGAAGACGACAGTGAGGACGACTCTGAGTCCAGCTCTGATTCGTCAGAGAGTTCCGATTCATCGCCGGACAGAAAGtggaagaagaaagggaaagggaagagaaagaagagtgggaagaagagaaagaataagaagaagaaaaaggcgaagaaaagTAAACATCGCTCTCGCCAGCGGG TTGGAGGACCAGGTGATGTGGTGAAGAGGTACAAGAAAGTCCTTGCCATTTTCCAGACGGGGAAGAATATGGCCAAATCCTTCGAGAAGTATGGAGTAGACAGACTGACTATTGTGAAGACTGCAGCAATTGCTGAGCTCGCAATAGCTGCTCCAGAAGAATATGATCAGTTGGAGAAGGGGGGGACGGTGGCAGACTTTGCTAAAAGATGCGAGGAGGTTATAAAGGCCAACCAAGTCATTTCTgctacaataaataaaatgaaggaTGATAGAAAGCTCCTGCGCATAACAAAGAAAGTTTAG
- the LOC115581248 gene encoding coiled-coil domain-containing protein 106-like isoform X2, with translation MTTEAPTAKAAMDTLRKERDKWKARAELLEEKLSDATSERDICRTQLSDALASLKGAQQSRSEDSDDEVMWGSKMQHDSEDDSEDDSESSSDSSESSDSSPDRKWKKKGKGKRKKSGKKRKNKKKKKAKKSKHRSRQRVGGPGDVVKRYKKVLAIFQTGKNMAKSFEKYGVDRLTIVKTAAIAELAIAAPEEYDQLEKGGTVADFAKRCEEVIKANQVISATINKMKDDRKLLRITKKV, from the exons ATG ACTACAGAGGCCCCAACTGCCAAAGCTGCCATGGACACCCTGAGAAAGGAAAGGGACAAGTGGAAAGCACGTGCAGAGCTCCTGGAGGAAAAACTTTCAGATGCCACATCAGAACGTGATATTTGCAGGACTCAGCTCTCTGATG CTTTGGCAAGTCTCAAGGGGGCTCAACAGTCCAGAAGCgaagacagtgatgatgaagtGATGTGGGGTTCCAAGATGCAGCATGACAGTGAAGACGACAGTGAGGACGACTCTGAGTCCAGCTCTGATTCGTCAGAGAGTTCCGATTCATCGCCGGACAGAAAGtggaagaagaaagggaaagggaagagaaagaagagtgggaagaagagaaagaataagaagaagaaaaaggcgaagaaaagTAAACATCGCTCTCGCCAGCGGG TTGGAGGACCAGGTGATGTGGTGAAGAGGTACAAGAAAGTCCTTGCCATTTTCCAGACGGGGAAGAATATGGCCAAATCCTTCGAGAAGTATGGAGTAGACAGACTGACTATTGTGAAGACTGCAGCAATTGCTGAGCTCGCAATAGCTGCTCCAGAAGAATATGATCAGTTGGAGAAGGGGGGGACGGTGGCAGACTTTGCTAAAAGATGCGAGGAGGTTATAAAGGCCAACCAAGTCATTTCTgctacaataaataaaatgaaggaTGATAGAAAGCTCCTGCGCATAACAAAGAAAGTTTAG